The genome window GAACGCAGGAAAAAGCTAAAACTAAAGAAAAGGATTTAGAGTTAATCCTATGATCCTTTTCTTTTATACACCAATCTGAGAATCCGTTTTTTTAGGTATTTTATTTTTGGTTCTGTTAAATTTTAATGTTGATTTTTAAACCACAGAAAGTTCCATGAGCAACGCTTGCTCTCCACCCGGGATGAAAATGGCCACTCCAAAGGCGCGCATTTTCACGGAAAAAACGAGAAATTTTGAGAATAACCTAAAATTAAGATAGGATGTGTCCAAATTTAGGGGGTCAATCCGATTAAAGTTATATTAAGAGACTGATTATGATTTACAAATTTCAATGAGAAAGAGGTAATAATAATGCTAACTACTCAACTGTGGATTGAATTCAAAAGAGCCATTACTATAAAGAATATATTAATTTGGTTATCTATCATTACTTTAATACCATTAGTATCTTTTTATCCAATAAGGGAAGGTTACATGTTTTTCAAATCAGTAGAAGTATTTCAAGAAATGGTCGGAAGGATTATTCCATTAATTTTTCCTGTTCTTGTTATTATCATTTATTTGCCAAATTTTTTACAAGAGCAGAAAAATAATTTTATTACATATACTCGTCCTAGAGTACCCTTAGGCATTTATATTCTCAGTAAAGGTATAATTAATGCATTTTTAACAGGTTTTACTATACTTCTGATGATGTTTTTTTCATTTACTTTTGCTGTATTCATTGAACCTCATTATTTAAATATCATTGAGTACTCTCCGATAGTCAGAGGCAATCATTATTCTAGTGTTACATTTTCTCAACTTTTAAAGTATGGAGATTTAACTTACGGTATAGTTTATTCGTTATGGGTTGCCATAAACGCTGTAATATACTCAACTATTGCATTCTTACTAATGCTTATCATAAGACTTCCTTTTGTAGCTTTATCCGCACCATTCCTGTTTTATCATATTTTTAACTTTGTTGTAGGTGTATTTGGTATAGCACGATTTTCACCAATAAGTACTATATTTCCATTTAACATTGAACAGCAACCTTTATGGACTGTACTGGTGCCGTTTACGTTTCTATTAATCGTTTTATGTATTCTATATTTTATAGTAACTCGTAATAAAGAAGGCTGGATGATATAAAGATGGGAAATTTTAAATTTAACATGGCTAGATATTTAGAAGAATTAATAAGTTTTAAGTGGGTAATACTAGGAGTTATTATCTATTTCTATGGTGCAGTGATGAAGAAGGAAATCGTAGGAAACGCTTATAAGGTAGGTATGGTTGTAAATGGTTGGGATATTACTTTGAATTTGCTAAATGATATGTATATTATTGTTTATTTTATAATTCCTTTAGAACTGTTTATCTCAACAACCTCTATTTTGGCGGATTTTAATTATGAAACCTTAATTCGATTAGGAACGTTAAAAAAATGGGTATTTCGCTCTCTTAAACATTTTTGGAAGAAAACTTCTATTCTATTATTGATTTGGGCATTTATGTCTATATATATGACGATTGGGTTACCTTTTTCTTGGAACTGGAGCCAATTTAGTAATTCAAATCATATTTATAATAACCTCAATAAAATCAGTGTATTTTTTCAAACACCTCTATCGGCATTTATATTTCAGCTAATTTTATTATTTTTAACACTTTCTTTGTTACATCTAATTTTGTCATTATTATATGTAACCACTAGAAACAAAAATTTCATACTAATAATTTGTGTTATTTTTTTTCTTGGTGGGATGGCGGGATTTAAATTATTACCTAAAGAATTTGCATTTTTATCTCCAACCACCTATTTTTCTGTTACAAAATATCTTGATTCATTTAATTCACCAATCTTAGGTTTTGGTATTCTATTAGGATTAATCATTATATGCCTGTTATATTTACTATTGTTAGACTTAAATAAAAAAAAGTACTTTCAAACTATAAAACCTTATCTTTCCCTACTAATTTATTTATTTTTATGTTTTTTGGGAATTGTTTCAACATCTATCTCTTTAAATTCTGGTGAAAGAACCGTATTAGATGTATGGATAATGTCTTTTAGAGGTTCTAGTTCAGAAAACTTTATATATTTCCCTTTTTTCTTTTATTCAATAGTGTTTTTTGGATTTATTTATTTAGTTAATGTCTATATAAGTGAAGAGATAGATCGAATGGG of Parageobacillus toebii NBRC 107807 contains these proteins:
- a CDS encoding ABC transporter permease, whose product is MLTTQLWIEFKRAITIKNILIWLSIITLIPLVSFYPIREGYMFFKSVEVFQEMVGRIIPLIFPVLVIIIYLPNFLQEQKNNFITYTRPRVPLGIYILSKGIINAFLTGFTILLMMFFSFTFAVFIEPHYLNIIEYSPIVRGNHYSSVTFSQLLKYGDLTYGIVYSLWVAINAVIYSTIAFLLMLIIRLPFVALSAPFLFYHIFNFVVGVFGIARFSPISTIFPFNIEQQPLWTVLVPFTFLLIVLCILYFIVTRNKEGWMI